The DNA window TTTTTCAATTTCAATAAGCAGTTTCTCTTTTACTCTCTCTTTACTTGCAAATTTATTAAGTTTTATCCCTAAATTAAGCTCGCTAAAGAGTCTTTCTATTTGCTCTTTGCTTATAAAAGACGCAAACATCGGAAATTTAGTTTGAATAAGGTTATCGACAAATTCGGATAAATTTTTCGCAAACTCCTCTTTCGGAATCAAATCGGTAATATCTTTTGATAAAAATTCATCCAACTTTTTATCCAAAAATCTCTCGATTTCACCTTTTACCTCATCGGAAGTTACAATCTTTTTAATTTCCTCTTTGCTTAAAATATAATCCTTTACTATTTCTCCTACTTTTTTAGCTAACGTTCTTTTTTCTCTTGGAATCACACCTTGAGGAAAAATCGTTATTTTCCCGAGTTTAACCGGCTTATAAGGCTTAAAAAGAAGCTTTATGGCAACATAATTCGTAATATATCCTATCGCAGCTCCAATCCCTACGCTTAAAGACAAAACCTCTATATTCATCCGAATATTTCCTTATATTTCTCCTCATCAAATCCTACTATCACATTTCCGTCATCAAGCTCTATTACAGGTCTTTTGATAAGCAGATTTTCACGACAAAGCCACTCTTTTTTACCTTCGTCATCAAGGTTTAATTCTTTTAATTTTAATTGTCTGTATTTAGTACCTCTATTGTTAAATAGCGTATCTATATCCACCTTTTTAAGCCACTCTTCTATCTTATCACATCCTACGGGCTCTTTTTTAAAATCATGAAATTCAAATTCTATTGAGTTATCTTTAAAAAATTTAAGAGCTTTCTTTACGCTACCGCAAGTTTTAATTCCGTAAACTTTCATTCATCCTCCTTTATAGGTTTAAAATTCAAAACTTCCGTCAAATAAAAAAATCCGCCTCTAAGCGCTTTTGCGTCAAGCCCGGCGGCTTTTGCCAACCTCTCGGCTTCTTCCAAATCGCTAATTATTCCTCTTAAATCCATAATACCATATTTTTTGTTTTTATCTAACATCATAAGCTTACTTGCGAAATATTCGTCAAAAGGAATGTTTATGGAATTTGGCAGTCTCCCGTAATATTCGACATCTTCCGGGTCTCTTATGTCAATAATCGTCATCTCTTTTACTTCGTCATAATCCGGAAAAGGATCCTTTTTCGGTTTTACCATTTCACTCTCTTGAGTCTTTTGGTTTTTCTTAAAAAAATCAAACATTTCAATCCTTTAAGGACAATTTTTATCCTTTTTTATTTGGTTATAATTTTATCATAAATGCCGATATAAAAACAAAAAGGCTTATAATGTCAAAAATATTCGAAAAAAACATAACCGCATTATTTGAAAAAGACAAAGATTTAGCCGAGCTGATTTTTGCAAATCCTCCTAAAAACTTCGAAGTCGTTCAACAAGGTGATGACAATATCAACCTAAATATCATAGACCTAAAAAACAAATACCCGATATACGAAACCGACCCGCTTAAAGAGATAGAACAAAAACAAAAAGAGTTCAAAAAGTTCGAAAGATATCCGGTACTTTTTCTATACGGACTTGGAAACGGAATATTTACGAAACTTCTTTTTGCAAATCCGAGTTTAAGAAAAGTATTTGTTTTCGAACCTAACCTCGAAATTTTATATATAGCATTTCATATCGTCGATTTTTCAAATGAAATCTTAAACGACAAAATAAAATTCATACTCCCGCAAACACTAACTTACGCAAAAGCATTAGATATCTTCACCGATAAAGACGTACAACTTTTCGCAAAAACATACGAATTGCAAATTCACTCACCTTATTATGAAAAATTCTTCGCAGAGGATATTGTTAAATTAAACAAACTTTTAATAAGAGCCATAAAACAAACCGTAATAAACTTCGGAAACGATACGATTGATACGTTAATCGGTATAGAACATCATATTAAAAACCTGCCCGAAATGATAAAAAACCCGGCTTTCAAACAAATCGAAAAGAAAAAAAACGCGGAAGTCGCCGTAATAGTCGCAACCGGCCCTTCACTTGCAAAACAACTCCCTATTCTTAAAAAAATCCAAGATTACGTAACGATTATAAGCGTGGACGCTTCACTGCCTATTTTGGCAAGAGAAGGTATAAAACCGGATTTCGTAACTTCACTTGAGAGAGTGGAACTCACCGGAAAGTTTTTCGAAAACACTCCGGCGCAATTCCAAAAAGATATCATTATGCTCCACGCTTCTTTACAACACGAAAGAGTACTTAAAAACTCTCACGGCAAAAAAGTACTTGTTATGAGACCTTTTAGATACACTCACTACTACGGACTTCATAACTACGGATATTTGGGTGTGGGAATGAGCGCGGCAAATATGGCATACGAACTTGCCGTTAAAATGGATTATAAAAAAATAGCTCTTATTGGGCAGGATTTAGCTTATGCGGAGGATGGAAACTCTCACGCAAAAGGGCATGTTTTAGGAGAAAACGAAGTAAAATTTAAAGATAGCGACGAATACGTAACCGCATACGGAGGAGACGGACTTATAAGAACGACAAGAGTTTGGAATATGTTTAGGAATTTTTATGA is part of the Caminibacter pacificus genome and encodes:
- a CDS encoding DUF445 domain-containing protein — encoded protein: MNIEVLSLSVGIGAAIGYITNYVAIKLLFKPYKPVKLGKITIFPQGVIPREKRTLAKKVGEIVKDYILSKEEIKKIVTSDEVKGEIERFLDKKLDEFLSKDITDLIPKEEFAKNLSEFVDNLIQTKFPMFASFISKEQIERLFSELNLGIKLNKFASKERVKEKLLIEIEKFLENELPEILLKAQIDKIVEEKVASFDEKRLEDMLFVLMKKHFGFINFAGAVLGGIIGLIQYFFVIRL
- a CDS encoding arsenate reductase family protein, whose protein sequence is MKVYGIKTCGSVKKALKFFKDNSIEFEFHDFKKEPVGCDKIEEWLKKVDIDTLFNNRGTKYRQLKLKELNLDDEGKKEWLCRENLLIKRPVIELDDGNVIVGFDEEKYKEIFG
- a CDS encoding rhodanese-like domain-containing protein, whose translation is MFDFFKKNQKTQESEMVKPKKDPFPDYDEVKEMTIIDIRDPEDVEYYGRLPNSINIPFDEYFASKLMMLDKNKKYGIMDLRGIISDLEEAERLAKAAGLDAKALRGGFFYLTEVLNFKPIKEDE
- a CDS encoding motility associated factor glycosyltransferase family protein translates to MSKIFEKNITALFEKDKDLAELIFANPPKNFEVVQQGDDNINLNIIDLKNKYPIYETDPLKEIEQKQKEFKKFERYPVLFLYGLGNGIFTKLLFANPSLRKVFVFEPNLEILYIAFHIVDFSNEILNDKIKFILPQTLTYAKALDIFTDKDVQLFAKTYELQIHSPYYEKFFAEDIVKLNKLLIRAIKQTVINFGNDTIDTLIGIEHHIKNLPEMIKNPAFKQIEKKKNAEVAVIVATGPSLAKQLPILKKIQDYVTIISVDASLPILAREGIKPDFVTSLERVELTGKFFENTPAQFQKDIIMLHASLQHERVLKNSHGKKVLVMRPFRYTHYYGLHNYGYLGVGMSAANMAYELAVKMDYKKIALIGQDLAYAEDGNSHAKGHVLGENEVKFKDSDEYVTAYGGDGLIRTTRVWNMFRNFYEKDIELAKKKDITTYNCTEGGARIEGAVEMPFRDFIKQYVKEKKKKPIRLRKPPKKSIEKNLKKAYDKTIKMIDYGEKVKSKIEKTFLQIAKECDKLEKMTPSERIEKSDFDKLIKLTKKIDKIKDILETKKFSLLFGETIQSYLVNKELDLAKIMVRPSNTDKEKKEKIIDWLFEHKEWLFMLAGSINAQLIVVKRALPALEKEIKK